One Halalkalicoccus sp. NIPERK01 DNA window includes the following coding sequences:
- a CDS encoding succinylglutamate desuccinylase/aspartoacylase family protein, protein MATHTAERIVLARLPSGIDVETTVHRYRGSDGPTLYVQAAQHGREVNGTEVLRRLHDRLVAADLAGEVIAVPVADPLTFDRVSYTTPEELDSINANMNRAWPGDDEGTLHERMAATLWEYVREADAVVDLHTGSPGMLTHVVFTAGDDGSRNLAGAFGTDLLLAERAGEAANEEWGQRGFDGKLRVAASRAGIPTITPELAHNKQIVEEAVETGVDGMVTVLRDRGVLEGDPEPTGRRRLARNHLGRVTATDSGIFRADPERELGEEVTAGTRLGTLYDPTSYEVLQTAQADRDGILYALTKEATVTGGEKLANVALLIEED, encoded by the coding sequence ATGGCGACCCACACCGCAGAGCGGATCGTCCTCGCCCGCCTCCCCTCCGGGATCGACGTCGAGACGACGGTCCACCGCTATCGGGGCTCCGACGGCCCCACGCTCTACGTCCAGGCCGCCCAGCACGGCCGCGAAGTGAACGGAACCGAGGTGCTGCGACGGCTCCACGACCGGCTCGTCGCCGCCGACCTCGCGGGCGAGGTGATCGCCGTCCCCGTCGCCGATCCCCTCACCTTCGATCGGGTCTCCTATACCACGCCCGAGGAACTCGACAGCATCAACGCGAACATGAACCGGGCGTGGCCCGGCGACGACGAGGGAACGCTCCACGAGCGCATGGCCGCGACCCTCTGGGAGTACGTACGGGAGGCCGACGCCGTCGTCGACCTCCACACCGGAAGCCCCGGGATGTTGACCCACGTCGTCTTCACGGCCGGCGACGACGGTTCGAGGAACCTCGCCGGTGCGTTCGGGACCGACCTGCTGCTGGCCGAACGCGCCGGCGAGGCGGCCAACGAGGAGTGGGGCCAGCGCGGCTTCGACGGCAAACTCCGGGTCGCGGCGTCGCGGGCGGGGATCCCCACGATCACGCCCGAACTCGCACACAACAAGCAGATCGTCGAGGAGGCGGTCGAAACCGGCGTCGACGGCATGGTGACCGTCCTTCGCGATCGGGGGGTCCTGGAAGGCGATCCCGAACCCACCGGGAGGCGTCGGCTCGCACGCAACCACCTCGGGCGCGTGACGGCGACCGACTCGGGGATCTTTCGTGCCGACCCCGAGCGCGAACTGGGCGAGGAGGTCACGGCCGGCACCCGGCTGGGAACGCTCTACGATCCGACGAGCTACGAGGTCCTCCAGACCGCACAGGCGGATCGGGACGGCATCCTCTATGCGCTGACGAAGGAGGCGACCGTCACCGGCGGGGAGAAACTCGCGAACGTCGCCCTCCTGATCGAGGAGGATTAG
- a CDS encoding DUF5786 family protein translates to MGFGSYDESEQENQDYDTDFENDGGVDTNENTHDGAITFDNGASNDELLSQLEEIKEE, encoded by the coding sequence ATGGGCTTCGGGAGCTACGATGAATCCGAACAGGAGAATCAGGACTACGACACCGACTTCGAGAACGACGGCGGTGTCGACACGAACGAGAACACCCACGACGGTGCGATCACGTTCGACAACGGCGCGTCGAACGACGAACTCCTCTCCCAGCTCGAAGAGATCAAAGAGGAGTGA
- a CDS encoding DUF3784 domain-containing protein — MSLVLAVVLWISGFATIGLGLLIRDGHPELISGYDPETVSDPEGLTAFVGRWTVVLGIVLVASGFVPEARWEGPFAAVFVGLTLAISVWMLVGARRYA, encoded by the coding sequence ATGTCGCTCGTGCTCGCGGTCGTCCTCTGGATCAGCGGGTTCGCGACGATCGGACTCGGGCTGCTGATCCGCGACGGCCATCCCGAACTGATCTCGGGCTACGATCCCGAAACCGTGAGCGATCCAGAGGGACTGACGGCCTTCGTCGGCCGGTGGACGGTCGTACTGGGAATCGTCCTCGTCGCGAGCGGATTCGTCCCCGAGGCCCGCTGGGAGGGGCCGTTCGCCGCCGTGTTCGTCGGGCTGACGCTTGCGATTTCGGTGTGGATGCTCGTCGGCGCGCGTCGGTACGCGTAG
- a CDS encoding MBL fold metallo-hydrolase — MDVYNLTAEAETFTCNVFLVTGEETTLVDAGAMPGVVDAIEEHVDDLDRVVLTHQHGDHVERLDAVMEAFDPALYAYADHPRRTHELADGDTLAIGEETCEAIHSPGHADDHLAFVSETTIYSGDVVVHDDGAFEGGSFGRTDMAGQSREELIGSIRRILDRLPDGVEHMYAGHGGEFHGDVRGVVETALERAERREPKYPEG; from the coding sequence ATGGACGTGTACAACCTGACCGCCGAGGCGGAGACGTTCACCTGTAACGTCTTTCTCGTCACCGGCGAGGAGACGACGCTCGTCGACGCCGGCGCCATGCCGGGGGTCGTCGACGCCATCGAGGAGCACGTCGACGACCTCGATCGCGTGGTACTGACCCACCAGCACGGCGACCACGTCGAGCGACTCGACGCCGTCATGGAGGCGTTCGATCCCGCGCTCTACGCCTACGCCGACCATCCCCGGCGAACCCACGAACTGGCCGACGGCGACACCCTCGCGATCGGCGAGGAGACCTGCGAGGCGATCCACTCGCCGGGTCACGCCGACGACCACCTCGCGTTCGTGAGCGAGACGACGATCTACAGCGGCGACGTCGTGGTCCACGACGACGGCGCGTTCGAGGGCGGTAGCTTCGGGCGGACGGACATGGCCGGCCAGTCGCGCGAGGAACTGATCGGGAGCATCCGCCGGATCCTCGACCGACTCCCCGACGGCGTCGAACACATGTACGCGGGCCACGGCGGGGAGTTCCACGGCGACGTCCGCGGCGTGGTCGAGACGGCGCTCGAACGCGCCGAACGCCGGGAACCCAAGTACCCCGAGGGCTAG
- a CDS encoding peptidylprolyl isomerase, producing MATATLHTTKGDIEIELFDERAPRTVENFLNLAEHDPAANDEPAPDTTTWEDPESGEVRGDGLYNGVEFHRVIDEFMIQTGDPTGTGRGGPGYSFDDEFHDELRHDSAGTVSMANSGPNTNGSQFFITLAPTPHLDDRHAVFGEVVEGMDVVEAIGSVETDGQDKPTTTIEIESVTVERE from the coding sequence ATGGCTACCGCGACGCTGCACACGACGAAAGGCGACATCGAGATCGAACTGTTCGACGAGCGCGCGCCCCGAACGGTCGAGAACTTCCTCAACCTCGCGGAACACGACCCGGCCGCGAACGACGAGCCCGCGCCCGATACCACGACGTGGGAGGACCCCGAATCCGGCGAGGTTCGGGGCGACGGCCTGTACAACGGCGTCGAGTTCCACCGCGTGATCGACGAGTTCATGATCCAGACCGGCGACCCCACCGGAACGGGTCGGGGCGGCCCCGGCTACAGTTTCGACGACGAGTTCCACGACGAGCTGCGCCACGACTCGGCGGGGACGGTCTCGATGGCCAACAGCGGTCCCAACACCAACGGCTCGCAGTTCTTCATCACGCTCGCCCCGACGCCGCACCTCGACGACCGCCACGCCGTCTTCGGGGAGGTCGTCGAGGGAATGGACGTCGTCGAGGCGATCGGGAGCGTCGAGACCGACGGGCAGGACAAGCCGACGACGACCATCGAGATCGAGTCGGTCACGGTCGAGCGCGAGTAA
- a CDS encoding ferredoxin produces the protein MSDSTPRPSEIGESDAPPVEEKPYKIVFEANKCFGAGKCAEASRNWELDFETGIAKPRSYFITEEELEENVRAAELCPAKKDRGVIHVVDRRTDEEIAPNPHGDGTLSVDW, from the coding sequence ATGAGCGATTCGACCCCTCGTCCGAGCGAGATCGGCGAGTCGGACGCCCCGCCGGTCGAGGAGAAACCCTACAAGATCGTCTTCGAGGCGAACAAGTGTTTTGGAGCGGGGAAGTGCGCCGAAGCGTCGCGAAACTGGGAACTCGACTTCGAGACGGGGATCGCGAAACCCCGCTCCTATTTCATCACCGAGGAGGAGTTAGAGGAGAACGTCCGGGCGGCCGAACTCTGTCCCGCGAAGAAGGACCGGGGCGTGATCCACGTCGTCGACCGGCGCACGGACGAGGAGATCGCGCCGAACCCCCACGGCGACGGCACCCTGAGCGTCGACTGGTAG
- a CDS encoding glutamate-cysteine ligase family protein, giving the protein MGGMDLGLEVEYWVIDGEGRLCAGEEVVAAHDRIDHEFVAPMIEFETPPREDLDRVREDLREVLEAGLSAAEDAGKGLVPLGTPLVAETMPAISERGRLLERLYGEGIEHAKHCAGTHVHFDKRAVPDQLNLLTALDPTLALVASSPYYDGRRLAHSSRAYVYRYETGRAFSRYRDLWEYTDSMNEWNARLDAAYEELRALAADRGIDDATFERHIEPENSVLTPVRLRLGSPTVEWRAPDAALPSQLLALLEDVTTAVSALERRSLEIGGDPGIDGRAVTIPAFDDLRDLTREAIVDGRTPAVEAYLDAMGIDSGGYSPLSEEITAGERIDHERARELRLEYATRLRDDVASL; this is encoded by the coding sequence ATGGGGGGAATGGATCTGGGGCTCGAAGTGGAGTACTGGGTGATCGACGGGGAAGGACGACTGTGCGCCGGCGAGGAGGTCGTCGCCGCCCACGACCGGATCGACCACGAGTTCGTCGCGCCGATGATCGAGTTCGAGACGCCCCCCAGAGAGGACCTCGACCGGGTGCGAGAGGACCTGCGCGAGGTCCTCGAAGCGGGGCTTTCGGCCGCCGAGGACGCGGGCAAGGGACTCGTCCCCCTCGGGACGCCGCTGGTCGCCGAGACGATGCCCGCGATCAGCGAGCGCGGCCGGCTGCTCGAACGCCTCTACGGCGAGGGGATCGAGCACGCGAAACACTGTGCGGGCACGCACGTCCACTTCGACAAGCGGGCGGTGCCCGACCAGCTCAACCTGCTGACGGCGCTCGACCCGACGCTCGCGCTGGTGGCCTCCTCGCCGTACTACGACGGGCGTCGCCTCGCCCACTCCTCGCGGGCGTACGTCTATCGCTACGAGACGGGAAGAGCGTTCTCGCGGTATCGCGACCTCTGGGAGTACACCGACTCGATGAACGAGTGGAACGCCCGCCTCGACGCGGCCTACGAGGAGTTGCGCGCGCTCGCGGCCGACCGCGGGATCGACGACGCCACGTTCGAGAGGCACATCGAACCCGAGAACAGCGTCCTCACGCCCGTCCGCCTCCGACTCGGCTCGCCGACCGTCGAGTGGCGCGCGCCCGATGCCGCCCTCCCGAGCCAACTGCTCGCGCTCCTCGAGGACGTGACGACGGCGGTGTCCGCCCTCGAGAGGCGATCCCTCGAGATCGGTGGGGATCCCGGAATCGACGGGCGGGCGGTGACGATCCCCGCCTTCGACGACCTGCGTGATCTCACCCGCGAGGCGATCGTCGACGGACGGACCCCCGCCGTCGAGGCGTATCTCGACGCGATGGGGATCGATTCCGGCGGGTACTCGCCGCTCTCCGAGGAGATCACGGCGGGCGAGCGGATCGACCACGAGCGCGCCCGCGAACTTCGCCTCGAGTACGCCACACGACTGCGCGACGACGTCGCCTCCCTCTAA
- a CDS encoding helix-turn-helix domain-containing protein produces MATITDFQVPIEQFALADTFARIPDLYVEIERFAAQESASAIPFVWVTSDDFEAFEAALSDDPSVDSYTALAEFDDERFYRMNWVDEVELVVHLLLEEEGAITQARSNGDTWSLQVMFPDHDSLSRTYEFCEENGLALTVDSIYRLDNEDKTQFGLTESQYRTLAEAKDMGYYDVPREATMSELADSLDVSHQALSERLRRAHGNLVDRALSASNAKQEERGERQSVRKPD; encoded by the coding sequence ATGGCGACGATCACGGATTTCCAGGTCCCTATAGAGCAGTTCGCGCTGGCAGACACCTTCGCTCGGATCCCCGATCTCTACGTCGAGATCGAACGGTTCGCCGCCCAGGAGTCCGCGTCGGCGATCCCGTTCGTCTGGGTCACGTCCGACGATTTCGAGGCGTTCGAGGCGGCGCTCTCGGATGACCCCTCGGTCGATAGCTACACAGCGCTCGCGGAGTTCGACGACGAGCGCTTCTATCGCATGAACTGGGTCGACGAGGTCGAACTCGTCGTCCACCTCCTGCTCGAGGAAGAGGGCGCGATCACGCAGGCGCGCTCAAACGGCGACACGTGGAGCCTGCAGGTCATGTTCCCCGATCACGACTCGCTGTCTCGGACCTACGAGTTCTGCGAGGAGAACGGGTTGGCGCTCACGGTCGACTCGATCTACAGGCTCGACAACGAGGACAAAACCCAGTTCGGCCTGACCGAATCGCAGTATCGGACCCTCGCGGAGGCCAAGGACATGGGCTACTACGACGTGCCACGCGAGGCGACGATGTCGGAACTCGCGGACAGCCTCGACGTCTCCCATCAGGCGCTGTCCGAGCGCCTCCGACGGGCCCACGGGAACCTGGTCGACCGGGCGCTCTCCGCGTCGAACGCGAAACAGGAGGAGCGCGGGGAACGACAGTCGGTCCGAAAGCCCGACTGA
- a CDS encoding GNAT family N-acetyltransferase, whose translation MEITDATPEDAETIRDVAGRSMEASYAVSPDTLEAILNEQFDPDRLSDAIDSEGSVLLVAREDGEVGGFVEAEIDDGTGTLTWLHVATEFRGMGMGSGLFEAARERLHDEGVSSVRARELADNAEGQGFFEYFGFEKADQQRIEIAGEDLVVEIYAESESEVAGEDETDSAPQETVETDDGTVYVDRSEELAGEDGPFFVAYSDESYEDPYGYYCGNCESLVEAVDSMDRIECGTCGNLNKPDEWDGGYL comes from the coding sequence ATGGAGATCACGGACGCCACCCCCGAGGACGCAGAGACCATCAGGGACGTCGCCGGACGCTCGATGGAGGCCTCCTACGCGGTCAGCCCCGACACGCTGGAGGCGATCCTGAACGAGCAGTTCGATCCCGACCGCCTGAGCGACGCCATCGACTCGGAGGGGAGCGTGCTGCTCGTCGCACGCGAGGACGGCGAGGTCGGCGGCTTCGTCGAGGCCGAGATCGACGACGGGACGGGGACGCTGACGTGGCTCCACGTCGCCACCGAGTTCCGCGGGATGGGCATGGGGTCGGGGCTGTTCGAGGCCGCCCGCGAACGCCTCCACGACGAGGGCGTCTCGAGCGTCCGCGCGCGCGAACTGGCCGACAACGCCGAGGGCCAGGGCTTTTTCGAGTACTTCGGCTTCGAGAAGGCGGACCAACAGCGCATCGAGATCGCGGGCGAGGACCTCGTCGTCGAGATCTACGCCGAGAGCGAGTCCGAGGTCGCCGGCGAGGACGAGACCGACAGCGCGCCCCAGGAGACCGTCGAGACCGACGACGGGACCGTCTACGTCGATCGGAGCGAGGAACTCGCCGGCGAGGACGGCCCCTTCTTCGTCGCCTACTCCGACGAGAGCTACGAGGACCCCTACGGCTACTACTGCGGCAACTGCGAGTCGCTGGTCGAGGCCGTCGACAGCATGGACCGTATCGAGTGTGGCACCTGTGGCAACCTGAACAAACCCGACGAGTGGGACGGCGGCTACCTCTGA
- a CDS encoding Lrp/AsnC family transcriptional regulator, translated as MSTLEDDWRADLDAVDVALIDDYQSGFPVEARPFRRVGAALDIGEDEALERVRALRERGIVRRFGAVLNPPVIGSSTLAAVRAPEERFEEVAAVINSYRQVNHNYRRDHEWNTWFVVTAGSRETRDRILAEIEERTGCSVLCLPMLTDFYIDLEFPVVNADRFARESSSESERVEATAISEEATGDLSALDVAVLLEIQEGLPLSRTPYADVARAVGYGTDAVIDSISRLLENGCIKRIGCVINHVATGFDANCMVVWDVPDGELAERGRTVGALPAVTLCYHRPRRSELGWEYNLFTMIHGRDPEAVDARIDELYGEHLPYEHERLYSTETLKQTGARYDELLSG; from the coding sequence ATGAGCACGCTGGAGGACGACTGGCGGGCCGACCTCGACGCGGTCGACGTCGCCCTCATCGACGACTACCAGAGCGGGTTCCCCGTCGAGGCCCGGCCCTTCCGGCGGGTCGGCGCGGCGCTCGACATCGGCGAGGACGAGGCGCTCGAACGCGTTCGAGCCCTCAGGGAACGCGGGATCGTCCGGCGGTTCGGCGCGGTTCTCAACCCGCCGGTGATCGGCTCCTCGACGCTCGCGGCGGTGCGCGCCCCCGAGGAGCGCTTCGAGGAGGTCGCCGCCGTGATCAACTCCTACCGGCAGGTCAACCACAACTACCGGCGGGACCACGAGTGGAACACCTGGTTCGTCGTCACCGCCGGGTCCCGCGAGACCCGCGACCGGATCCTCGCGGAGATCGAGGAGCGAACGGGCTGTTCTGTACTGTGCCTCCCGATGCTGACGGACTTCTACATCGACCTGGAGTTTCCCGTCGTGAACGCGGATCGCTTCGCCCGCGAGTCGAGTTCGGAGAGCGAGCGCGTCGAGGCGACGGCGATCAGCGAGGAGGCGACCGGCGACCTCTCGGCGCTCGACGTCGCCGTGTTGCTCGAAATCCAGGAGGGGCTGCCGCTCTCTCGCACCCCGTACGCCGACGTGGCGCGGGCGGTCGGATACGGGACCGACGCGGTGATCGATTCGATTTCTCGGCTGCTCGAAAACGGCTGTATCAAGCGGATCGGCTGCGTGATCAACCACGTCGCCACCGGGTTCGACGCCAACTGCATGGTGGTCTGGGACGTCCCCGACGGGGAGTTGGCGGAGCGCGGTCGGACCGTCGGGGCGCTGCCCGCCGTCACCCTCTGTTATCACCGCCCCCGCCGGAGCGAGCTGGGCTGGGAGTACAACCTCTTTACGATGATCCACGGCCGGGACCCCGAGGCGGTCGACGCCCGGATCGACGAACTCTACGGGGAGCACCTCCCCTACGAGCACGAACGGCTCTACTCGACGGAGACGTTGAAACAGACGGGCGCGCGCTACGACGAACTCCTCTCCGGGTGA
- a CDS encoding DUF99 family protein — translation MKAGTRVLGVAESYRGDRSPGEPSTLAGAVVRPDRSVDGFAFGSLTVGGLDGTAAVAELFSELDREDVRYLLVAGIAPAWYNLLDLRELATVVDRPVCAVSFEESAGLEAPLREAFSGEELARRLALYDRLPPRRELDLDGHTLYWRGVGLDRGEARDLLSATTPGGGRPEPLRVARLAARAADRFRGDL, via the coding sequence GTGAAAGCCGGAACCCGGGTGCTGGGCGTTGCCGAGTCCTATCGCGGCGACCGATCCCCGGGTGAGCCGAGCACGCTGGCCGGGGCGGTCGTTCGGCCCGACCGGAGCGTCGACGGCTTCGCCTTCGGGTCGCTCACCGTCGGCGGACTCGATGGAACCGCTGCCGTCGCCGAACTGTTCTCCGAACTGGACCGCGAGGACGTCCGGTACCTTTTGGTAGCGGGGATCGCCCCCGCGTGGTACAACCTTCTCGATCTGCGTGAACTGGCGACGGTCGTCGACAGGCCCGTCTGTGCGGTGAGCTTCGAGGAGAGCGCGGGTCTCGAAGCCCCCCTCCGGGAGGCCTTTTCGGGCGAGGAACTCGCCCGACGGCTCGCGCTCTACGACCGCCTCCCGCCCCGACGGGAACTCGACCTCGACGGCCACACGCTGTACTGGCGGGGCGTCGGCCTCGACCGCGGGGAGGCCCGCGACCTGCTCTCGGCTACCACGCCCGGGGGCGGGCGGCCCGAACCGCTCAGGGTGGCGCGACTCGCCGCGCGGGCGGCCGACCGGTTCCGAGGGGATTTGTAG
- a CDS encoding carboxypeptidase-like regulatory domain-containing protein: MQKRSVGSERSRTSAPGPSLYRRRFVGTAGMVCLVGLAGCMGDRPDDESADSGGESDGSEGGQSSGGNESGGDGESGGSNRSDEMETGGTGSGPYTLTVTVEDEAGEPIPGARVEVDPFDEPDETADSDGRIVFELRNGEYLVEAEAEGFESAETTVTIDGADEAVTLTLPADD, encoded by the coding sequence ATGCAGAAGCGATCCGTCGGGAGTGAGAGGAGTCGCACGTCGGCACCTGGACCGTCGCTCTATCGACGACGGTTCGTCGGCACGGCCGGGATGGTCTGTCTGGTCGGCCTCGCAGGCTGTATGGGAGACAGGCCGGACGACGAGTCGGCCGATTCCGGCGGAGAATCCGACGGGAGCGAGGGCGGACAGTCCAGCGGCGGAAACGAAAGCGGGGGCGACGGGGAAAGCGGCGGATCGAACCGGAGCGACGAAATGGAGACCGGCGGCACCGGGTCGGGACCCTACACGCTGACCGTGACCGTCGAGGACGAGGCGGGCGAGCCGATCCCCGGCGCGAGGGTCGAGGTCGACCCGTTCGACGAACCCGACGAGACGGCCGACTCGGACGGTCGGATCGTGTTCGAACTCCGGAACGGCGAGTACCTCGTCGAGGCGGAGGCCGAGGGCTTCGAGAGCGCCGAAACCACCGTGACGATCGACGGCGCCGACGAGGCGGTCACGCTGACCCTGCCCGCGGACGACTGA
- a CDS encoding DegT/DnrJ/EryC1/StrS aminotransferase family protein — translation MFAMTESVSADLYDVLFPATGSPFPARLLERTRFDRWAGFPSGRAALAYALRDAGLGPDDEVLTPSYSDLSVDRVVESVATPIHVDVGTGYTMDLDRAEERITDRTRAIVPTHLFGEPCDMERVAELAAEHDLAVIEDAAHALGAMHVNGAIGEYSDYCLFSFRFTKEATIYKGGLLLGADPARMAPPQSDLRTVAALCGVAVGETAMRSLPGPVYSALRSTVLDPYFRTSAGFLDDVTPRRFTDRQHAMLAAQFRELSSAVETRRRHAERYRRGLVDAIERPPAAEDHAYFRYPIQVPRSRREPMANALQRRGIGCSKSYSYVLGPPGECPNAYRASGRVINLPIHARLDAEQVERVIGTVNEVWAGFD, via the coding sequence ATGTTCGCGATGACGGAGAGCGTTTCGGCCGACCTGTACGACGTCCTGTTCCCGGCGACGGGGTCGCCCTTCCCCGCCCGGTTGCTCGAACGGACCCGCTTCGATCGGTGGGCCGGGTTCCCCTCGGGGCGGGCGGCGCTGGCGTACGCGCTCCGCGACGCGGGGCTCGGCCCCGACGACGAGGTCCTCACCCCCTCGTACTCGGACCTCTCGGTCGACCGGGTCGTCGAGAGCGTCGCCACGCCGATCCACGTCGACGTCGGGACGGGCTACACGATGGACCTCGACCGCGCCGAAGAACGGATCACCGACCGAACGAGGGCGATCGTCCCGACCCACCTCTTCGGCGAGCCCTGCGACATGGAGCGGGTCGCGGAACTCGCCGCCGAACACGACCTGGCGGTGATCGAGGACGCGGCCCACGCGCTCGGGGCGATGCACGTGAACGGGGCGATCGGCGAGTACAGCGACTACTGCCTGTTCAGCTTCCGGTTCACGAAGGAGGCGACGATCTACAAGGGTGGGCTGTTGCTGGGGGCCGATCCGGCCCGGATGGCTCCCCCGCAGTCCGACCTGCGCACCGTCGCCGCCCTCTGTGGGGTCGCGGTCGGCGAGACCGCCATGCGGAGCCTGCCGGGGCCGGTCTACAGCGCGCTCCGGTCGACGGTGCTCGACCCGTACTTCCGGACGAGCGCGGGTTTCCTGGACGACGTGACCCCCCGGCGCTTCACCGACCGCCAGCACGCGATGTTGGCCGCGCAGTTCCGGGAGCTGTCGAGCGCCGTCGAGACCAGACGCCGACACGCCGAGCGCTATCGGCGCGGCCTCGTCGACGCCATCGAGCGCCCCCCGGCCGCCGAGGACCACGCCTACTTCCGGTACCCGATCCAGGTGCCACGCTCTCGGCGCGAGCCGATGGCGAACGCCCTCCAGCGCCGCGGGATCGGCTGTTCGAAGTCCTACTCGTACGTCCTCGGCCCGCCCGGGGAGTGTCCGAACGCCTACCGCGCCTCCGGGCGGGTGATCAACCTCCCGATCCACGCCCGCCTCGACGCCGAGCAGGTCGAACGCGTCATCGGGACGGTAAACGAGGTCTGGGCCGGGTTCGACTAG
- a CDS encoding anthranilate phosphoribosyltransferase — protein sequence MAQATREYGEWPLKRLMSEVVGSGHKSADDMDYEQASEAFRRILDGEPDHTTLGAFWLANRWKRNTAEELAAFTDVMRESVRTAEPDSDPVDCGANYDGKHTSALLGVAAGCVAAGAGTPVVAHSGDRVPTQKATAYKHVLDALDVRTEIDPEESAEMVDATGFGFYYQPAFNPRIDGLFERRDAMGVRTFVNTIETLANPANADVHLGSFYHLPFAKRIVDTFGRSEQDLSRVLMFQGMEGYDDVRPGLTKVAEWREAPRASERSSGNEPRDGEFSDFEIQTGEYGMDFEGEDLEVADVAGDSARITREVLAGEREDRFADAVSLNAALRIYARGDCASIEEGLELARESIADGSAEAVLEDLQAF from the coding sequence ATGGCACAAGCGACCCGGGAGTACGGCGAGTGGCCGCTGAAACGGCTGATGAGCGAGGTCGTCGGATCGGGACACAAGTCCGCCGACGACATGGACTACGAGCAAGCGAGCGAGGCCTTCCGTCGGATCCTCGACGGCGAACCCGACCACACCACCCTCGGTGCCTTCTGGCTGGCGAACCGCTGGAAGCGAAACACCGCCGAGGAACTCGCGGCCTTCACCGACGTGATGCGCGAGTCCGTGCGGACGGCCGAACCCGACTCCGACCCAGTCGACTGCGGGGCGAACTACGACGGCAAGCACACCTCGGCGCTCTTGGGCGTCGCCGCGGGCTGTGTCGCCGCCGGCGCGGGCACGCCCGTCGTCGCCCACTCGGGCGACCGGGTCCCGACCCAGAAGGCGACCGCCTACAAACACGTCCTCGACGCGCTCGACGTCAGGACCGAGATCGACCCCGAAGAGAGCGCCGAGATGGTCGACGCGACGGGCTTCGGCTTCTACTACCAGCCCGCGTTCAACCCCCGGATCGACGGGCTGTTCGAGCGCCGTGACGCGATGGGCGTTCGCACGTTCGTCAACACGATCGAGACGCTCGCGAACCCCGCGAACGCCGACGTCCACCTCGGGAGCTTCTACCACCTACCGTTCGCGAAGCGGATCGTCGACACGTTCGGACGCAGCGAGCAGGACCTCTCGCGCGTGCTCATGTTCCAGGGGATGGAGGGCTACGACGACGTCCGACCCGGGCTGACGAAGGTCGCCGAGTGGCGCGAGGCGCCACGCGCCTCGGAACGGTCGAGCGGTAACGAACCGCGAGACGGGGAGTTCTCGGACTTCGAGATCCAAACCGGGGAGTACGGCATGGACTTCGAGGGCGAGGACCTCGAGGTGGCCGACGTCGCGGGCGACTCGGCGCGCATCACCCGCGAGGTCCTCGCGGGCGAGCGCGAGGATCGATTCGCCGACGCCGTCTCGCTCAACGCCGCGCTCCGTATCTACGCCCGCGGAGACTGCGCGTCGATCGAGGAGGGTCTCGAACTCGCTCGCGAGTCGATCGCCGACGGGAGCGCCGAGGCCGTCCTCGAGGACCTGCAGGCGTTCTGA